In Flammeovirgaceae bacterium 311, one DNA window encodes the following:
- a CDS encoding glycosyl transferase family protein (COG0463 Glycosyltransferases involved in cell wall biogenesis) codes for MNLLTKVLPSKPLITILTVVYNDAENLEKTLKSIADQDYKEYEFILVDGGSTDGTLAVIRQYEHLISKWISEPDNGIYDAMNKGIKMAGGIYINFLNAGDEYCSHNTLGEVNAILKEGQDIDILYGKVMNDSNGEQSLKYITGKPIDPFSLYMTIPICHQTMFVKLKAFDIVGSYSTDLRITSDYEWLVKYYRKMESLQKLHFMDKPLILYKHGGFSFQNMRKVALERAEIAKNYFPWPYRYLGLLSIINLIGKSYLIPIVLKLRILDVYRHIKYGKALA; via the coding sequence ATGAATTTGTTAACCAAGGTACTACCATCCAAGCCTTTGATTACTATACTCACTGTTGTATATAATGACGCTGAAAATTTAGAAAAAACGCTAAAAAGTATAGCCGATCAGGACTACAAAGAATATGAATTTATACTAGTGGATGGAGGTTCAACAGACGGAACCCTGGCCGTAATACGTCAGTACGAACACCTGATCAGTAAATGGATTAGCGAGCCGGATAATGGCATTTACGATGCCATGAACAAGGGAATAAAAATGGCAGGCGGAATATATATTAACTTTCTGAATGCTGGCGATGAATACTGCTCACATAATACCTTAGGTGAGGTAAATGCTATCTTGAAAGAAGGCCAGGATATTGATATTCTGTATGGAAAGGTGATGAATGATAGTAATGGAGAACAATCGTTAAAATACATTACAGGCAAACCAATAGATCCTTTCAGTTTATACATGACGATCCCTATTTGCCACCAAACCATGTTTGTAAAACTAAAGGCATTTGATATTGTAGGCTCGTACTCAACTGACCTAAGAATAACTTCCGATTACGAATGGCTGGTTAAATACTACCGCAAAATGGAAAGTTTGCAAAAGCTACACTTCATGGATAAACCTTTGATTTTATATAAACATGGTGGTTTTAGCTTTCAGAACATGCGGAAAGTTGCTTTAGAACGAGCCGAGATAGCAAAAAATTATTTTCCATGGCCATACCGTTACTTAGGCTTACTAAGCATAATCAATCTTATTGGCAAGTCATATCTTATTCCGATTGTCCTGAAACTCAGGATACTTGATGTCTACAGGCATATCAAGTACGGCAAAGCATTAGCTTAA
- a CDS encoding WecB/TagA/CpsF family glycosyl transferase (COG1922 Teichoic acid biosynthesis proteins), protein MLPKIKLFNTWITAATYRQYLHNIILLADARKSSYVCFANVHMLMDAYQTPAFSQVVNEADIVTPDGKPLSVLMNLQYKNKQERACGMDLLPDILKEAEKRDLSVFFYGSTDEVLETIQQKAGHEFPSLTIAGAYSPPFRPLTPEEDKEVVEMINASGANLVFVSLGCPKQEKWMHEHKGQIQGCMLGLGQAFLTYAGLEKRLPKWARDLSLEWAYRFYLEPKRLWKRYLIGNSRFLWLAAKSILPHKEHKIS, encoded by the coding sequence ATGCTCCCCAAAATTAAACTATTCAATACCTGGATTACAGCTGCTACTTACCGTCAGTATCTCCATAATATTATTCTGCTGGCAGATGCAAGGAAGTCGTCTTACGTATGCTTTGCCAATGTACATATGCTGATGGATGCCTACCAGACACCTGCCTTCAGCCAGGTGGTGAATGAGGCAGACATTGTAACCCCAGATGGCAAACCTCTTTCTGTTTTAATGAACCTGCAGTACAAAAACAAGCAGGAACGGGCCTGTGGCATGGACTTGTTACCAGACATTCTTAAGGAAGCAGAAAAAAGAGATCTGTCTGTTTTTTTCTATGGTTCAACAGACGAGGTGCTGGAAACCATTCAGCAAAAAGCCGGGCATGAGTTTCCTTCCTTAACGATAGCAGGAGCATACTCTCCTCCTTTTAGACCCTTAACGCCCGAAGAAGACAAAGAAGTGGTAGAAATGATCAATGCCTCCGGTGCTAATCTTGTTTTTGTATCACTGGGATGTCCTAAACAGGAAAAATGGATGCATGAACACAAAGGGCAAATTCAGGGGTGTATGCTGGGGCTGGGGCAGGCTTTCCTTACCTATGCAGGCCTGGAAAAAAGGCTGCCAAAATGGGCAAGAGATTTATCACTGGAGTGGGCTTACCGCTTTTACCTGGAGCCTAAGCGCCTGTGGAAACGATATCTGATTGGAAACAGCAGGTTTTTGTGGCTGGCAGCTAAAAGTATTCTGCCTCACAAAGAGCATAAAATTTCATAA
- a CDS encoding response regulator receiver (COG3279 Response regulator of the LytR/AlgR family), whose protein sequence is MKILIIEDETAAVKNLRRLLHQYLPEATVVGVIPSVSGAISWFKTNVQPDLVLMDIELTDGKSFDILQHVQVEADVIFITAYDEYVLKAFDFNSVDYLLKPVSEEKFAQAVQKFRHRLIRQITLEKLANMLQQSALNNAQYKRRFLVKKGNKLLNVKQEQISYFYRDEYVFLVTRQGAKFPITQSLEELEALVDPALFFRINRKYMAHIDAIAEMEAYDKSRFRIVLNPAGSETIVMSQEKSRLFKHWLENAS, encoded by the coding sequence ATGAAGATTCTAATCATTGAAGATGAAACAGCTGCTGTAAAAAATCTCCGGCGATTACTGCATCAGTACCTCCCGGAGGCAACAGTAGTGGGGGTTATACCGAGTGTTTCAGGAGCAATTTCCTGGTTTAAGACCAATGTCCAGCCCGATCTGGTTCTAATGGATATTGAGCTGACAGACGGGAAAAGTTTTGACATTTTGCAGCATGTTCAGGTGGAGGCTGATGTGATCTTCATTACCGCTTATGATGAGTATGTGCTAAAGGCTTTTGATTTTAACAGCGTTGATTACCTGTTAAAGCCTGTAAGCGAGGAAAAATTTGCCCAGGCTGTACAGAAGTTCCGGCACCGGCTGATCAGGCAGATCACTCTTGAAAAACTGGCAAATATGCTGCAGCAGTCAGCGCTTAATAATGCGCAGTATAAAAGGCGTTTTTTGGTCAAAAAGGGTAATAAGCTGCTGAATGTAAAACAGGAACAGATCTCTTACTTTTATCGCGATGAGTATGTGTTTCTGGTAACCAGACAGGGCGCAAAGTTCCCCATCACCCAAAGCCTGGAGGAGCTGGAGGCATTAGTGGATCCCGCGCTCTTCTTCAGGATAAACCGAAAATACATGGCCCACATAGATGCGATCGCAGAAATGGAGGCCTATGATAAGTCCCGGTTTCGCATCGTGCTTAACCCGGCTGGCAGCGAGACAATTGTGATGAGCCAGGAAAAGAGCCGCCTTTTTAAGCATTGGCTGGAAAACGCTTCCTAA
- a CDS encoding group 1 glycosyl transferase (COG0438 Glycosyltransferase) → MKILLSAYACAPNFGSEPSIGWNFAEQLALQGHQVIVYTNDESRPYIEKYNKLENLTFIYYRLPLWIKRIIYRDLGPLAHIYNFFWQIGSYFYLKKLLTKVNVDLVHLITLGVFRTPVFLGLLPPPFILGPVGGGEVSTPQLQQELPLKFRLKEAIRHCANLSVLVNPLMYITYATTDLILLKTSDNLRFIPKRYHAKCKVVMEVGISRDVFSEREIAPKKNDHIKILFAGRLEYWKGVHLAIRAYANILKQNSTVTFSIVGSGSEEQWFKDVARNSGVLDKIEWLPRVSQEKLFQMYQEYDIFLFPSMHDSSGNVTVEALSFGLPIVCLDLGGPKEIVDKSCSRVISTNGKSEEQVVNSLAEVLIQLISEPEQIRAMRDNAQLKAQEYVWEKVVAKVYHNIDDRVLAYQPA, encoded by the coding sequence ATGAAAATATTATTATCTGCTTATGCCTGTGCACCAAATTTTGGCAGTGAACCTTCTATCGGCTGGAACTTTGCCGAGCAGTTAGCTTTACAAGGCCATCAGGTGATAGTTTATACCAATGATGAATCCAGACCTTATATTGAAAAATACAACAAGCTTGAAAACCTAACTTTCATCTATTACCGCCTGCCACTGTGGATAAAAAGAATCATTTACAGGGATTTAGGCCCACTTGCTCATATTTACAATTTTTTCTGGCAAATAGGTTCATATTTTTACCTGAAGAAACTTCTTACTAAAGTAAATGTAGATTTAGTTCACCTGATCACTTTAGGAGTTTTTCGTACACCCGTATTTCTTGGGTTGCTCCCGCCGCCTTTTATATTGGGACCGGTAGGAGGAGGCGAGGTAAGTACCCCACAGTTACAGCAGGAACTCCCCCTGAAATTCAGATTGAAAGAAGCAATAAGACATTGTGCAAATTTATCTGTACTGGTTAATCCGTTAATGTATATCACTTATGCAACAACTGATTTGATTTTACTCAAAACAAGCGATAATCTCAGGTTTATACCTAAAAGGTACCATGCTAAATGCAAGGTTGTAATGGAGGTTGGTATATCCAGGGACGTTTTTAGTGAAAGAGAAATAGCACCTAAAAAGAATGACCACATAAAAATACTCTTTGCCGGTAGGCTTGAGTATTGGAAGGGGGTGCACCTGGCAATCCGTGCATATGCCAACATACTTAAACAAAACTCAACGGTTACTTTTAGCATTGTGGGTTCCGGATCTGAGGAACAATGGTTTAAAGATGTAGCCCGCAATAGTGGCGTACTGGATAAAATTGAATGGTTGCCCCGGGTATCTCAGGAAAAGCTTTTTCAGATGTACCAGGAATATGATATCTTTCTTTTTCCAAGCATGCATGATTCCAGCGGCAATGTTACCGTAGAAGCGCTTTCTTTTGGTTTACCTATAGTATGCCTCGATTTGGGAGGACCAAAGGAAATTGTAGATAAAAGCTGTAGCCGTGTAATTTCCACTAATGGAAAATCAGAAGAACAAGTGGTGAATAGCCTTGCAGAGGTGTTGATACAATTGATTTCCGAGCCTGAACAGATACGTGCTATGAGAGATAATGCGCAGTTAAAAGCTCAGGAATATGTTTGGGAGAAAGTTGTGGCCAAAGTATACCATAACATCGATGACAGAGTTTTAGCTTATCAGCCAGCTTAG
- a CDS encoding beta-galactosidase/beta-glucuronidase (COG3250 Beta-galactosidase/beta-glucuronidase) produces MDPVLTKKQQHPTDLKKQNAVSLHVDLKQLGVGGDNSWSALPYDQLPAPRRSVHLLLHHPVCQ; encoded by the coding sequence ATGGACCCGGTCCTGACCAAAAAGCAGCAGCACCCCACAGACCTGAAGAAGCAGAATGCCGTAAGCCTGCATGTGGACCTGAAGCAGCTTGGCGTAGGAGGGGATAACAGCTGGAGCGCTTTGCCCTACGACCAATTACCGGCTCCTCGACGATCAGTACACCTACTCCTACATCATCCGGTATGTCAATGA
- a CDS encoding TonB-dependent receptor plug (COG1629 Outer membrane receptor proteins, mostly Fe transport), which translates to MKHFFALLLSLFFCTYTTYAQFPGGGAAVKGTISGRLLDTQTAAPIPYATVILLMAQSPPKQEGPAADTTAVSPWKQVNGALTGEDGSFKLKDVNSGDYKLEISFLGYEKQALEFSTSGAKPDHDLGTIKLNVSDKVLDGVTVTGQQELIENHVDKVVFNVENDPSLSGGDATDVLRKTPMMSVDMEGNISLRGNSNVRLLINGKPSTLFSGSVAEALRSIPADEIKKVEVITVPTAKYDGEGTGGIVNIITKGKGMEGFKGDVNLNAGLRSVGGGGSLNLGRGRFGLNGNLHGNYGFDRKSGNDLYRETYGDNPQRLLQNGEGRSSFDFLSGRLGAFYDFNAYNSLNTSVSLRGFSNNNISQTLSQRFSGDQLQPFEEITRNSLMESTNRSFDWTTDYRRTFEGSEREIALAFQMSGNLANTLNRFTEEGDRSLANNNTNDGNNLEYTYQLDYTEPFGKWGKLETGGKALLRRLTSEFTAFVGPGIGQEQEIDPRQSDRFEYDQDVLSAYSSLNSKLSKKWGLITGLRYEYTRIGFEFRDNPLNASNDYSSFLPSAIASYNLSQTSSLKGSYTRRIQRPSLYLLNPYIRQSSTLFIFQGNPKLAPEITDQLELSFNTMIKENVVNVSVFYRSTQDMIESYSRLEQFENDTVTLSTFLNVGSNQSLGANAFTNIKLAKWASMFVNGNVSTYNVSSAALDRSRSGVAFNGNTGFNFKFEKGWKANTFFFYHSPRPTLQGRDPRYMFVNMGISKDILKEKGSIGLSVANPFRDFMEFRSEISSDDFYQSAAYRYQQRDIRLNFRYSFGDMKFRQRNRSSKISNDDLKSGSSQGGDGN; encoded by the coding sequence ATGAAGCATTTTTTCGCCCTTCTGTTAAGTCTGTTTTTTTGCACCTATACCACATATGCTCAGTTCCCGGGTGGGGGTGCTGCTGTGAAGGGCACCATTAGCGGACGCCTGCTGGACACCCAGACTGCTGCGCCTATTCCTTATGCCACTGTTATTCTGCTGATGGCGCAGAGCCCTCCTAAGCAGGAAGGGCCTGCAGCAGACACAACAGCTGTCAGTCCCTGGAAGCAGGTGAACGGTGCCCTTACCGGTGAGGATGGCAGCTTTAAGCTGAAGGATGTAAACTCCGGCGACTATAAGCTGGAAATCTCTTTCCTGGGCTATGAAAAACAAGCATTGGAGTTTAGCACAAGTGGTGCAAAGCCCGATCATGACCTGGGCACCATAAAATTGAATGTTTCTGACAAAGTGCTGGATGGCGTAACCGTAACAGGCCAGCAGGAGCTGATCGAAAATCACGTAGATAAGGTGGTTTTTAATGTGGAAAACGATCCTTCGCTCTCGGGAGGGGATGCCACCGATGTGCTGCGTAAAACGCCTATGATGTCGGTAGACATGGAGGGTAATATTTCCCTGCGTGGCAACAGCAACGTGCGCCTGCTCATCAACGGCAAACCATCCACGCTCTTTAGCGGCAGCGTTGCCGAGGCACTGCGCAGCATACCTGCCGATGAGATCAAAAAGGTAGAGGTGATTACCGTTCCCACCGCCAAATACGATGGCGAAGGCACCGGCGGCATTGTAAACATTATTACCAAAGGTAAGGGCATGGAGGGTTTCAAGGGAGATGTCAATCTAAACGCCGGCCTTAGGTCTGTGGGCGGAGGCGGCAGCTTGAACCTGGGCAGGGGCCGCTTTGGCCTTAATGGCAACTTACACGGCAACTATGGATTTGATCGCAAAAGCGGAAATGATCTGTACCGGGAAACCTACGGCGATAATCCGCAGCGCCTGCTGCAAAACGGAGAGGGCCGTAGTTCATTTGATTTTCTGTCGGGCAGGCTGGGAGCCTTCTATGATTTTAATGCCTACAACAGCCTGAACACCTCGGTGAGCCTGCGTGGATTTTCCAATAATAACATCTCGCAAACCCTTAGCCAGCGGTTTAGCGGTGACCAGCTACAGCCTTTTGAAGAAATTACGCGCAACAGCCTGATGGAATCCACCAACCGCTCCTTCGACTGGACTACCGATTACCGGCGTACTTTTGAAGGCAGTGAGCGGGAGATTGCACTGGCATTCCAGATGTCGGGTAACCTGGCCAACACCCTGAACCGCTTTACAGAGGAGGGTGACCGCTCGCTGGCCAACAATAATACCAATGATGGCAATAACCTGGAGTACACCTACCAGCTGGACTATACCGAACCTTTTGGCAAGTGGGGAAAGCTCGAAACGGGTGGTAAGGCCCTGCTGCGGCGGCTTACCAGCGAATTTACCGCCTTTGTGGGTCCTGGTATAGGGCAGGAGCAGGAAATTGATCCCAGGCAGTCCGACAGGTTTGAGTACGATCAGGACGTGCTTAGTGCCTACTCCTCCCTCAACTCCAAGCTAAGCAAAAAGTGGGGGCTTATTACCGGCCTGCGCTATGAATACACCCGTATTGGCTTTGAGTTCAGGGATAACCCGCTCAATGCCAGCAATGATTACAGCAGCTTTTTGCCCAGTGCCATTGCCAGCTACAACCTTAGCCAGACGAGCAGCCTGAAGGGATCCTATACACGCCGCATTCAGCGTCCCAGCCTTTACTTACTCAACCCATACATTCGCCAGTCTTCAACGCTTTTCATTTTTCAGGGTAATCCAAAGCTGGCACCCGAGATCACCGATCAGCTGGAGCTTTCCTTCAATACCATGATCAAGGAAAACGTGGTGAACGTGTCAGTTTTTTACCGCAGTACCCAGGACATGATAGAGTCGTACAGCAGGCTGGAGCAATTTGAGAACGATACCGTTACCTTAAGTACCTTCCTGAACGTTGGCAGTAACCAGTCTTTAGGGGCCAATGCGTTTACGAATATCAAGCTTGCCAAATGGGCCAGCATGTTTGTGAACGGAAATGTGAGTACCTACAATGTATCCAGTGCTGCATTAGACCGGAGCAGAAGCGGCGTGGCATTCAATGGCAATACTGGTTTCAATTTTAAGTTTGAAAAAGGCTGGAAGGCCAATACCTTTTTCTTTTACCACAGTCCGCGGCCAACGCTCCAGGGCCGCGACCCCCGGTATATGTTTGTGAATATGGGTATTTCAAAGGACATCCTGAAGGAGAAGGGCTCTATTGGCCTCTCGGTAGCCAACCCCTTCAGGGATTTTATGGAATTCAGGTCAGAAATAAGCAGTGATGACTTCTACCAGAGCGCTGCCTACCGCTATCAGCAGCGCGATATTCGGCTAAACTTCCGCTACAGCTTTGGCGATATGAAGTTCCGCCAGCGCAACCGCAGCTCCAAGATCTCCAACGATGATTTAAAAAGCGGCAGCAGCCAGGGCGGTGATGGCAATTAA
- a CDS encoding undecaprenyl-phosphate glucose phosphotransferase (COG2148 Sugar transferases involved in lipopolysaccharide synthesis): MALSAVDFGIILFLLDQIKVYWPDIGIDVQDYLLVSVNLALCWTLASLMTGTYQVENIDRIKKIIIRSGLSGIIYFILVLLSMGLRNESMLPLGILSVLCLATIGAIVVARMFMHRIYKVLRHMSPNRKNVIIVGNTPRGKELSRYFLTTTSLPVQYLGFFDNEIPTRLEDVPFHLGSLEGVKQYCLENNINEIYYALDQQKKYFTDLMQFADEHFIFLGIVPQIEGIDFSRRVDTLLYNDSRIPIIASRRIPLQLFENHQIKRAFDVVFSALVLLVLFISVFPVIALAIKLSSPGPILFKQLRPGKNNKLFWCYKFRTMKVDSDQQKQATKNDNRITKVGAFLRRTSLDELPQFYNVLIGDMSVVGPRPNLLVHLQEYPKDIKEYSQRHWVTPGITGFAQVSGYRGETKETILMKKRVEHDLQYIENWSLSLDLKIIGKTVVNMVKGEEEAY, translated from the coding sequence ATGGCTTTGTCTGCCGTTGATTTTGGAATTATTCTTTTTCTGCTTGATCAGATAAAAGTCTACTGGCCAGACATAGGTATTGATGTACAGGATTATTTGCTGGTAAGTGTAAACTTAGCCCTATGCTGGACCCTGGCCAGCTTGATGACCGGCACTTATCAGGTGGAAAATATTGACAGAATCAAAAAAATAATAATCCGGTCAGGACTATCCGGCATAATTTATTTTATTCTGGTATTGCTCTCCATGGGGTTACGAAACGAGAGCATGCTTCCGCTTGGAATACTGTCGGTGCTGTGCCTGGCTACCATAGGTGCTATTGTAGTAGCACGTATGTTTATGCACCGCATTTATAAGGTGCTTCGCCATATGTCGCCTAATCGTAAAAATGTCATTATCGTTGGTAACACTCCCAGAGGTAAAGAATTAAGCAGGTATTTTCTTACCACTACATCACTGCCTGTTCAATACCTTGGCTTTTTCGACAATGAAATTCCTACCCGGCTGGAAGATGTACCCTTTCACCTGGGCAGCCTGGAAGGAGTTAAACAATACTGTCTTGAAAATAATATCAACGAGATCTACTACGCCCTGGATCAGCAGAAGAAATACTTTACTGATCTGATGCAGTTTGCCGACGAGCATTTTATATTTCTGGGAATTGTACCTCAGATTGAAGGCATAGATTTTAGCAGACGAGTAGACACACTGCTGTACAACGACAGCAGGATACCAATCATCGCTTCAAGAAGAATACCCTTGCAGCTATTTGAAAATCACCAGATCAAAAGAGCTTTTGATGTAGTATTTTCTGCACTTGTTCTGCTGGTCCTTTTTATTAGTGTTTTTCCTGTTATCGCCCTGGCAATTAAATTAAGTTCTCCGGGCCCAATCTTGTTCAAACAGTTACGCCCTGGCAAAAACAACAAGCTCTTCTGGTGCTATAAGTTCCGCACCATGAAGGTAGATAGCGATCAGCAAAAGCAGGCTACCAAAAATGACAACCGCATTACCAAAGTAGGTGCTTTTTTGCGTAGAACCAGCCTGGATGAGCTGCCACAATTCTATAATGTGCTGATAGGCGATATGTCTGTAGTAGGTCCACGACCTAACCTGCTGGTTCATTTACAGGAATATCCTAAAGATATAAAAGAGTACAGCCAGAGACACTGGGTAACTCCCGGCATCACTGGTTTTGCCCAGGTAAGCGGCTACCGCGGTGAAACAAAAGAAACCATCTTGATGAAGAAGCGCGTAGAGCATGATTTACAATATATTGAAAACTGGAGCCTTAGCCTGGACCTGAAAATTATTGGTAAAACAGTAGTTAACATGGTGAAGGGAGAGGAAGAGGCTTATTAG
- a CDS encoding glycosyl transferase group 1 (COG0438 Glycosyltransferase), whose protein sequence is MSKNIAFYLADQNPHRDRSLGITNITKTLMGSLVNVPDYSISQIVSKSSFNFDNEKVVQHMLPWRTDNGKVNRIVTDNLHPMFLRSIRPDIWFYPKGYISYVGKPKGAVVSIIHDTLIQHLADKYPQYRSKLDFTYWLGLMKASIRKSDYVLTVSLNAKQQITDFCERYGIPVPEIHVTYEASDFEDLEAGDPNHKGNYIVHLASQHPYKKTLHLLNFWKQLLKIRKDLPELHLVGNFTPEVKVLANSMERVTMKPQLDSKRFVEEIRNAKALIFPSEFEGFGLPSIEAYFLNTPVCYVEGTSVAEILSYDNCAGKFSLDDLDSFAGALEDVLNLSPEEINKTRLKLRERYSKKNYLAAIHSVLSGIG, encoded by the coding sequence ATGTCTAAAAATATTGCCTTTTATCTAGCTGATCAAAATCCGCATCGCGACAGGAGCCTTGGCATTACCAACATAACCAAAACCCTGATGGGCTCTTTAGTAAATGTGCCAGACTATTCAATATCTCAGATAGTATCAAAATCCTCTTTTAATTTCGACAATGAGAAGGTGGTGCAACATATGCTGCCCTGGAGAACGGATAATGGTAAAGTAAATCGCATCGTTACTGATAACCTTCACCCAATGTTTCTCAGGTCAATCAGGCCTGATATCTGGTTTTACCCCAAAGGGTATATATCGTATGTTGGCAAACCAAAAGGAGCGGTGGTCAGCATTATTCATGATACCCTGATTCAGCATTTAGCTGATAAATACCCCCAATACCGAAGTAAGCTGGATTTTACTTACTGGCTTGGGCTTATGAAAGCAAGCATTAGAAAAAGCGATTATGTGCTGACTGTTTCACTCAATGCCAAACAACAAATTACGGACTTTTGTGAGCGTTATGGCATTCCAGTACCTGAAATACATGTAACCTATGAGGCTTCAGATTTTGAAGATCTGGAAGCTGGTGATCCAAACCATAAGGGGAACTATATAGTACATTTAGCATCACAGCATCCTTATAAAAAAACGCTACATCTGCTTAATTTCTGGAAACAGCTCTTAAAAATCAGAAAAGATTTACCTGAATTACATCTTGTAGGCAATTTCACTCCGGAAGTTAAAGTTCTGGCAAATTCGATGGAAAGGGTGACTATGAAGCCACAGCTAGATTCTAAAAGGTTTGTTGAAGAAATCAGAAATGCAAAAGCTTTAATTTTTCCATCAGAATTTGAAGGATTTGGCCTTCCTTCCATTGAAGCATATTTTCTGAATACACCTGTTTGTTATGTTGAAGGAACCTCTGTAGCAGAAATCTTATCGTACGATAACTGTGCCGGTAAATTCAGCTTAGATGATTTAGACTCTTTTGCAGGTGCTTTAGAAGATGTGCTAAACCTTAGCCCTGAAGAGATCAATAAAACAAGATTAAAACTGCGCGAAAGATATTCTAAAAAAAATTACCTGGCTGCCATTCATTCGGTTTTGTCAGGTATTGGATAA
- a CDS encoding NAD-dependent epimerase/dehydratase (COG0451 Nucleoside-diphosphate-sugar epimerases) has product MKVLITGGSGFIGTNLVEDFLKKGISFLNVDWNPPLNHLHLPFWKDCDIMDKNALQEIFSSYQPTAVIHLAARTDTDIYELDGDLNEYIQNTEGTLHVLDCIRNTPSVERSIITSSMFVCKAGYLPKHDQDFEPFTLYGVSKVLTERYTREANLDCSWTIIRPQTIWGPYSLRYRDVMFKVMQKGLYFHPSKKDVYRAYGYVGNVVWQIQQILFSDKARVHQQVFYVGDEAVNLLEWVQCVSRKLTGKTVRVIPTYMVKGLAFTGDLLKRFNISFPITSTRFNSMTQDYLTPIEKSYKYLGRPPFSMEEGVKEIVGWYEAERKKAEPRVKKNIKVEEVSSAFS; this is encoded by the coding sequence ATGAAGGTATTGATAACAGGAGGATCCGGATTTATAGGCACTAACCTGGTAGAAGATTTTCTTAAAAAAGGGATTTCTTTCCTCAATGTAGATTGGAACCCTCCCCTTAACCATTTACATCTTCCATTTTGGAAAGATTGTGATATTATGGATAAGAATGCGTTGCAGGAGATATTTTCTTCCTATCAGCCCACGGCAGTGATTCACCTTGCCGCCAGAACTGATACTGATATTTACGAGCTCGACGGCGACTTAAATGAATATATCCAGAATACAGAAGGCACTTTACATGTTTTAGATTGTATCAGGAACACACCATCGGTTGAAAGATCCATCATAACCTCCTCCATGTTTGTGTGTAAGGCAGGCTATTTACCAAAGCATGATCAGGACTTTGAACCATTTACCCTCTATGGCGTGAGCAAGGTGCTGACCGAGCGTTATACAAGAGAAGCAAACCTGGATTGCAGCTGGACTATTATCAGACCACAAACCATCTGGGGCCCTTACTCTCTGCGCTACAGAGATGTAATGTTCAAAGTAATGCAAAAAGGATTGTATTTTCATCCAAGCAAAAAAGATGTATACAGGGCGTATGGCTATGTAGGGAATGTTGTGTGGCAAATACAGCAAATCCTTTTTTCTGACAAAGCCAGGGTACACCAACAGGTTTTTTATGTTGGAGATGAGGCTGTAAATTTATTGGAATGGGTGCAATGTGTATCGCGGAAACTAACCGGAAAAACAGTCAGAGTAATACCAACCTATATGGTAAAAGGGCTAGCTTTTACTGGTGATTTATTAAAACGCTTTAACATCTCATTTCCAATCACTTCCACCCGATTCAATAGCATGACCCAGGATTATCTGACTCCTATTGAGAAAAGTTATAAATACTTAGGCAGACCCCCCTTTTCTATGGAAGAAGGGGTGAAAGAAATTGTAGGCTGGTATGAAGCAGAAAGAAAAAAGGCTGAGCCCCGGGTTAAGAAAAACATTAAGGTAGAAGAAGTAAGCAGCGCTTTTTCCTAA